TTCTCCGGGTTTTCTCCAGCCCAGGTTTTGTTGCTATCTGCAGGAAATATTGAACTTGAGCAAGAAGGGTTCTGAAAGAATGTTGAACTGATTTTATGCGCCATTTGATTTGTGCACAATCCATTGTTTTCTCTGATATCAAGCTTGTTTCCGAGTCTGGTAATGAAGTCTTGGGGAAACAGCAGCTCCCCAGTAAGCTGATTCCTGCTTAAATTTAGAAGATCCGTGTTCGGTAGCCTCCCCAATTCTTGAGGCACTGTACCGGTTAAACTGTTGTTATCCAGATACAGGGCGGTTAAATTTGTTAAGTTTGAAAATATGGTTGGAATCGAGCCTGTGAGTCCACACCCTGAGAAGCTTATCATTGTGAGTCTATTTAGGTCCCCAATAAATGAAGGGATGCCTGTATTTATTGGGTTTCCCTCCATTATTAGGTATTGCAACTGCTGCAAACCTAATAAATTTTCAGGCATCGGTCCTGTCAAAGAGTTATGACTCAAATCCAGCAAAACCAAGCTCTTCAATTTCCCTAACTCTCGAGGCAGTCTTCCTTGAAGTTTGTTGGAACCCAaatcaatcttttcaagaaacTGCATCTCACCTACTGAACTAGGCACCATTCCCTGTATAGAATTCCAGCTAAAATCCCATATACTTAAACTTTTGAGCATTCCAATTTCTTCAGGGATCGAACCAGTCAAACGGTTGTGACTGAGATCAAGCTCCTCCAAGTTAACCAGACTTCCTATTTCTTTAGGAATTTCACCACTCATATTGTTCTGAGAGAGGCACAGGATTTTCAGGCTTGTGAGATTTGATAAAGTGGAAGGGATTTCTCCATAAAGGCTTGGATTGGACTCGAGCGCCAGATGCTCTAGACAAGGCAAAGCACTAAAGAGTGGCTCGCTCAAAGAAACAGGTGACTTAGTGAAACAGTTTATCAAAGAAAGGGTTTTCAGGTAAGGCAATTTGAGGAGAGATTCTGAGATTTTAGCAGAATCTTTGCACGGCGGGGTGGTATCATCGGGGCCGACATGAACTTTGGTGATATGAAAGGTTGAAGTTTCTTGAAGAAGCTCACACTCCACACCAGGCCAGGGAGTGTCTGTGCATGGTAGAGGATGCACCTCGCCCCAAGTGGGGTCTTCCAGCAGGGAACCCATTACCTCAAAAAGGCCGTATAACTCTTCCTGTTCCATCACCAGCACCCCATCGCCATCATCACTTTCCACACACATCAATTCATTGTGATCGGGTGATAGAAACACGAGAAAGCCAACAAGTAGAAGAGACATAGAAGTCATGCTTCGGGAATCAAGAGAAAcaaatattctatctttcacacacactctctctctctctctttgtGTATCACAATAAAACTTAAGCGTACAGGTACATGAAAGTGTGAAAGTTATATTTAATGGAGATAATGAGCATACGAAAAAATGACAGCGAAGTTCACATAAAATACAGGCATGGATTAATTAACATACATTTATACTCAGCCTTATGTCAGTGACAAGGCAGCATGGAAAAGCTATTGAAACCCTAAGATGGCCAACATGTTAGCCATATTAGGAACTTCGAGTGTGAGAGGATAGAGTAGCATGCAGATATATGAGATGGTGTGAAGGATCACAGATGCTAAATACTGAAAAAGATGTCAAAAAATTGTCAGGACAGTCAAAACTAAAATGGGTATTTAAAAACAGTGTAGTAACATGATGGGACATGGCTCTGCTTTCATGAAACAGACATGACATGCCGAGGAGCCCTGACAGCCTCACCGAACACGGGGCCCCCTTCCTCGCCAAAAACTACATCCTCCTTTTCTTACGTATATTGGATCTTACAAAATTCCAATATACATTTAGAAATTAATTAACGCTGAAATAACTCTAGCCAtttcattaaataaatattgaaaaaacaTTAAGAAACTAGATACatattgaaatatatatgtaaCTTGACTGTCTCTATTATGATCCTCGAAATCGGGCCTGTTCTTGATTCGTGATTTCATTATCTAGAGAGACGACACAGTCAACTCTAGTTACGCCTATGAGCCCTTGGAATGGAATTTGTAACGTTCTGAAATTTTGTAGCATCGCTAAATTCTGATTTGTATCTATAGATATGCAGAagtaatatttcaaaaataatttgtttttaagaattttatacGAATGTTATATAATTTCACGTACTGAATCATAACATATTAATAGAAAATTCGATATTGCTAGATAACATGTAAAATCATTACACTTCCTGCTTGAATTGATGGTCCGAGGGCCTTGGGATGTACTTAATCTGATAATGGGTTTCCTCCAAGTTTTTTATCCGAGCCCAAGTTATTTTCCAAAAGCCCATGTTTCTCTTGATGCTTATACTCCCTTTTTGAGTGTCCTATTTCGCACATAGGGATGGCAATTTTCCCCACGGGTTTGGGGCCCCGCGGGAAAAACCCGAAACGGGGATGGGGATCCCCGATTTTTTTCGGTTTTGgtttcgggttcggggatttttttaaatccccgatATAGTTCGGGACGGGTATGGGATTATTATCCACATCCTCGAAATCCCCGAACTCgtcccgaaaataatatcaataataaaataatggtGTGTTTGGTTAGGtgaattaaataaggatagattaatagtcaaatatttatcggtaaaattttaagatgttttaataatcattttgacccggtttaagatccaatttttttaatcaaatagttatccataaaatttgATCTTAAACcgagtcaaaatgattattaaaacaacttaaaattttaacgataaatagttgactattaatctatccttatttaattcactcaaccaaacacacaaATATTTGACTAATAATACTAATagtattattagtattaataatataataataatattgttttttaaaatattaataatattattattattaatattgttattgttattaatattaatattatctctaataataatagataataataaattttggtttgagaaaatcttCGAATCGATCATCGTCttgccatattaatatttttgaaacggggACGGGGATGGGATgatccccgaagtttcgggttCGGAGAATAAAAACGGGGATGGGGGTGAGGATGGaattcggggatggggatgggAATGGCAAACCCGCCCCCGCCCCCCGCCCCggcccattgccatccctatTCACACAGAATATCAACCAAAgcaaaatattgtttttatttcgTAATTTGTACATTTTCTATttctatttatattttttttttcaatttaatattttagttcactattttattgtttaattttagttttttttcttCATTGGAGTACTTACATTACCTTAGACACGTTAGTAATGTCCGATGTCACATCAATATTTTTTGATACAATGTGAGAATTTTCCGACGCTACATCAACATTCTTATTTAAAAAGACTAAAGTCGAAAAAAAGTTAGTATACATACAAAGAATATAAACTAACTTAGACTATATAGAGATAATGTTATCTCTATAGTTCAACAATCAttctttcatatatatatatatatatatatataaaagttcaCAGATGGCACGGGTGAAGGCATAGTTTGAGTATGAATTGGATGGCAAATAATTGAAATTACTTAATACACGACCTACCAAAATGAAATAGTGGGTGTACACTTGTATGACATGgagattaaataattaaagctTGGTCCACACCCCTTGAGAATATCAGGATATCACATACGTACCTACGATGGTCATTACTTTGAACACTTACTTACGTTAACCCGATTTTATTAGTGTAATCGATTCATTGGCAAATCTTCTTTTTTATTCCAAATTTATTACCATATCATTAAATATGGAACAGTTGAGGTGATCAAGCTGAACCGCACACATATTGAATTCAATCATTCCTCATCATTGGACCAAATCATTCATTACATTTCCAACGCAAAATTTTTAGAATTACacctcattattattattattattattattattattattattattattattattattattattattattattattatttatttctttgttgcaaaatttaaatttagacATCCATATAATCTTTACTCACAAAATTCATTATGTTTCTATctggaaaatgattttttgcTTCAATTTTACGTTAAAATACAAATTAATATCGGGcgttaactttttttttttttttttctattttgctAATGTCTCATTGGTTTTTGCGATGTTACGTCAACAATTTTAGatcaaaaaatttcaaatttattatcacATAAAAAGTTATTTTTTCTAAATTAAACAATGACGTCTATGATCAAGCTAATCTGCGAGGAGTGTAATAGactaaaaaaatatcatatatttgaaAGCTGTAATCGAACTAATTCCCATATATCTATCGGTCAAGATTGTGAAACACTCAATCGGACCTGAAATTCCTGCTATCGTGCATGTTGGCCAGCGAAAGAGAGGaaaaatatctatatatttatatatatatatattatatatatagggGTTAAAACGTAATTTCGTCGAGGAATCAATTATTAGCCACCTTTCATGATCCAAACATGCAAATGAGACATTCCTATAAATTCCTGGTCTCTTCTTTCATTCGAAAATCCAAGCTCAAAAAACAGTTTCAGACCCTGCCTCTCCACAAACTCAGACCCATGGCCACCAAATTCATAAACCCTACAGAAAGTAATTCCCTGAATTTCCACAAGTTCAAAAAGAAACCCAAGATTTCCAGTCCGAAATCCTTCTGGGCTTTCCTGTTATCCCTTCTTCTTTACGTTTCCGTTTTCTACGCTTTCAATCTCTCAACTTCAACCCTTTTATGCACCACCAAATTCTGGTTCTTCATATCAAACACTCTTATCTTCATAATTGCAGCTGATTTTGGCGCATTTTCTTCGTCAAAAGAAGCTGAATTTTACGAAGAATACGCGAGGTACTCAAACGCCATGAAAGCCACCGATCGCGTCCCCTTTCCTTTCCAGCTCCAACACCCGAAAATTGTTGAAATAACATTAACGGAAAATGATCAGAAAGAAGAAGATTACGAAAAACCTCAAGAAAAGATAATAAGCATGATGTGCAGTAGCACTACAAAAAACGATTATCCTCATGAACCCGAGGAAAATAAACCCGATATCAGCTTCTTCGTCCAAGAAAAAAAGGCTAACACAGAAAACGTCCTGAGTGAAAATTTCGAGACGAAGAAGCAAGAAATAATCAACATTCCACCAGTTAAAAATGAAGCCCATGCAGTAAAGAAAAGGCCGAGAGCGACAAGTTTTCGAAGTAACTCCGCTACTACGGTAgaaataatatcaaaaatagATGAAAAGTTGGTTCTGAAGAGAACATTGTCAGAGGGACACGAGGAGCCACCGAGGTATGAAGAAAACGATGAGTATTCGAGGATGTCCGATGAAGAACTGAACAGAAGAGTGGAAGAATTTATTCGAAGGTTTAACAGACAGATCAGGCTTCAAGCATCCAAGAGCCGACAAAACTTTGCAGTAGGCAATGCACCAAATTTAGAATATTGATCCTATCAATCGAACCCCCTCACTTTTTAATGTGAATCAAAAGCATgttcatttttctttcttttttgctGTGTTAAATATTTGGTATTATCACTTTTTTTAAACTAATTTTGTTTAACGGCATATTACTGTTTTAccattggcaaaaacttgtgtgagacggtaaactattttgtatttttagacagatcttttatttgagtcatccattaaaaaatattaatttttatgttaaaagtattatttttttattgtgaatatcggtagggttgaccaatctcatagataaaaattcgtgagaccgtctcacaaatgaTCTATTCTTTACAGTTTTGTTGTGTTCACAAATCTCTATGTCCACATATAAAATAATACCACCTGTTAATTATAAACACCTTATTAAAACACACAAAATAGCTAGGCATAATTgatcataatattatatataagaaAGAATATAAATaagtaataaaaaatattatagaaaCACAATATTACATATAAGAATGGAATATaaatatgtaataaaaataagtagaagttattgaaaaatcctcaatcaaaaaatttttttggctTTACTTCCtatccacaaaattgtggtactatgtcaatACTCatgaaaatgtggtacacttcatgtggaaatgtggtactaaaaaagtatcATAGgaactgaacacaaaaaaaaataggCGGCTGGGGACTGAACTCAAATTTCCcgtaaaaataaatattgtacAAAGGCATGTTGAGATAGGACACCTTCGATAAGATGTGATAGATTGATGGCTAATCAATAAGTAATAATTCATCCCGTACATATCAATAAATTAAGTGTGTCGCATCGCTCTCGATCTTTTTAGTATTATATTATTTCAAAACATAACACGTTTCATTCGCAAAGCAGTTCTAAATTACTGTAACATAAATGATTGCTCCATTTATATCAATTAccaatttattttgtaaaataaataaaaaatcagcGACATTAAAGTCTACTTGTGTATGCATATcatctattttattttgttCCTCTTCATTTATATTTCTATTCGTTCTTTGatgtatttatatatcaaaCAATAGAGTAAATTAAATGATCATAAGAAATTTTTTCTAACAAtaaatttaatgatttttttttaaaaaaaatctgacAGGGTGttgggtaaaaaaaaaaatctaaattatgagattttttttatttaaaaaagacCTTTAATTTGTTTGAACAAATTTTGAAATGTAAAATTTTTCAAATTGGTTTTAATTTTAAGTGttcttaaaaaattaaatgagtgGCCTGAAAAATTCTATCCTTCTTTCTCATATGCATGTGTTCCttggaaaaaataataataacaaaggTATTATCAGAATCAGTAATGGAGGCGCTGGGTATATTCAACTGTATTCAGTCTCCGATTCCGCCCGTTCGACACTCGTCTTCTCCTAGTTCAGATGCCTTCCATTGTTTAACAAGAAGAAAATCTTTAATTCTCACTTCTTCAATGCTCTCATCTTTCTTTCCCTTTCATCAGTGTTCAAGATCCTCCGCCCTCGCACAAGTGGAAGAACTTCAGCTAGAAGAGGATCGAGTCGTTCAAATCTTTCAGGTCCATGATTTTATCATTAATGCTTCTTGTAGAAGTATATGCATTTGATGATTATTTGTAATTACAACTTCCATTTGTAGAAGAGGATCGAACCTCGTTTTCCGGTTATTTGTAATTACAACTTCCATTCTGGTTTGGTGATAGACACTGGAGGATGTGGTGCTATTGTTCATCGTATTATATTGTTCCAAAATTCAACATGTGTATCGATTCGGATTTCTTCACTTACTCAAATCTTATTTATAATGTAGGACACTTCTTCTTCTGTTGTTTCCATCAAGGACCTTGAGTTAACTAAAGTCCCGAAGAGTGCTTCAGATAAATTGCTAGTTGAGAATGAGAATGCAAAATTGGAAGGGACAGGTTCAGGTTTTATCTGGGATAAGTCTGGTCACATTGTAGGTTCCTGGTCTTTGTTTCGTGGACTATATTTCTTCAAAATCTTCTCATGAAACTCATTGTTTTATGAAGTACTGAACATATAAATGCTTGCCAAAATCGATCATTCGGATTGATGTGTTGAGAttcatcatatatgaatttatGAGTAGGTAATGTTGTTGTAGAATTTTATGAAGTCGCATATCAACATTCAAATCAACCTTGTGTTCCGGACACTCACTCATTCTACATCCTTGGATTTATCATTTATTGAGAGTAAAGTGGATATTCATTTCTAAGAGGTCATCTTGTGCATCATGATAAATTCTGTTTGTCAGAATCATGAGCATTTGCTGAATGCCGGAGGAGTAATAATTTTATGTTGAGAATCTTTTTGGTTTCCACAGGTGACAAATTATCATGTTGTTACCAAATTGGCCGCAGACAAAAGTGGATTACAACTTTGTAAGGTtctgttattttttttatttcgttAGCTTTACTTATTGTCTCGTATTTGGACCGTGAGGTATGGACCGACAGCTTGTTTACATCCATTTTCAGGTATCTTTAGTTGATGCTAGTGGCAACAGCATTGCTAG
This region of Primulina eburnea isolate SZY01 chromosome 14, ASM2296580v1, whole genome shotgun sequence genomic DNA includes:
- the LOC140812159 gene encoding uncharacterized protein; the encoded protein is MTSMSLLLVGFLVFLSPDHNELMCVESDDGDGVLVMEQEELYGLFEVMGSLLEDPTWGEVHPLPCTDTPWPGVECELLQETSTFHITKVHVGPDDTTPPCKDSAKISESLLKLPYLKTLSLINCFTKSPVSLSEPLFSALPCLEHLALESNPSLYGEIPSTLSNLTSLKILCLSQNNMSGEIPKEIGSLVNLEELDLSHNRLTGSIPEEIGMLKSLSIWDFSWNSIQGMVPSSVGEMQFLEKIDLGSNKLQGRLPRELGKLKSLVLLDLSHNSLTGPMPENLLGLQQLQYLIMEGNPINTGIPSFIGDLNRLTMISFSGCGLTGSIPTIFSNLTNLTALYLDNNSLTGTVPQELGRLPNTDLLNLSRNQLTGELLFPQDFITRLGNKLDIRENNGLCTNQMAHKISSTFFQNPSCSSSIFPADSNKTWAGENPENSQDMKPTLYRGDMSSYSPGLDKKFVFFTSILLFRLLN
- the LOC140811371 gene encoding uncharacterized protein yields the protein MATKFINPTESNSLNFHKFKKKPKISSPKSFWAFLLSLLLYVSVFYAFNLSTSTLLCTTKFWFFISNTLIFIIAADFGAFSSSKEAEFYEEYARYSNAMKATDRVPFPFQLQHPKIVEITLTENDQKEEDYEKPQEKIISMMCSSTTKNDYPHEPEENKPDISFFVQEKKANTENVLSENFETKKQEIINIPPVKNEAHAVKKRPRATSFRSNSATTVEIISKIDEKLVLKRTLSEGHEEPPRYEENDEYSRMSDEELNRRVEEFIRRFNRQIRLQASKSRQNFAVGNAPNLEY
- the LOC140811481 gene encoding protease Do-like 5, chloroplastic is translated as MEALGIFNCIQSPIPPVRHSSSPSSDAFHCLTRRKSLILTSSMLSSFFPFHQCSRSSALAQVEELQLEEDRVVQIFQDTSSSVVSIKDLELTKVPKSASDKLLVENENAKLEGTGSGFIWDKSGHIVTNYHVVTKLAADKSGLQLCKVSLVDASGNSIAREGKIVGFDPDYDLAVLKVDAVGNELKPVALGTSRELRVGQSCYAIGNPYGFENTLTTGVISGLGREIPSPNGRAIRGAIQTDAAINAGNSGGPLMDSYGHVIGVNTATFTRKGSGISSGVNFAIPIDTAIRIVPYLIVYGTPYTDRY